One Hordeum vulgare subsp. vulgare chromosome 4H, MorexV3_pseudomolecules_assembly, whole genome shotgun sequence DNA window includes the following coding sequences:
- the LOC123448134 gene encoding DEAD-box ATP-dependent RNA helicase 27-like, with translation MDAIQQKHTASKRKRKRCMKREEEAAVRKKEEEKDKGNNKEEEEEQKEKKKKKQSDDQEGKGGGILTCKLFSDLYMSDLTAKAITEMNYTHLTQIQARSIPHLMVGHDVLGSARTGSGKTLAFLIPAIQLLHNAHYTPRNGTGVIIVCPTRELAIQTHNVAKELMKYHSQTIGYVIGGTNMKSEANQLVKGVNLLVATPGRLLDHLRSTSNFNYKRLQCLIIDEADRILEQNFEEDMKQIFRRLPRDRQTVLFSATQTQKVEDFAKFTFGNNEERQRKLVYVGVDDSELKPTVEGLQQGYCVIPSEKRFLVLYAFLKRMQTKQDVKVMVFFSSCSSVKFHAEFLNFLGIECYDIHGQLKQQKRTTTFFQFSKMNKGILLCTNVAARGLDIPNVDYIVQYDPPDDPKDYIHRVGRTARGDKGKGRALLFLLPEEMKLLIYLQASKISLTEYAFSEKHVPKTQSLLESIVGGNYFLNQSAKEAYRSYILAYNSHSMKDIFDVHQLDLKKVAASFCFDNPPKVNLDLESSASRHRKMRKVEGGKRHGISPSDPYGRRGS, from the exons ATGGACGCGATCCAGCAGAAGCATACGGCGTCGAAGAGGAAGCGGAAGCGTTGTATGaagcgggaggaggaggctgctgtgaggaagaaagaggaagaaaagGATAAGGGTAataacaaggaagaagaagaagaacaaaaggagaagaagaagaagaagcaaagtgacGATCAGGAGGGCAAGGGAGGTGGGATTCTGACATGCAAGCTTTTCTCAGATCTCTACATGTCCGACCTCACTGCAAAGGCCATCACGGAGATGAACTACACACACCTCACCCAG ATTCAAGCTAGATCAATACCGCACCTCATGGTAGGACATGATGTGCTGGGTTCAGCCAGGACTGGCTCAGGGAAGACACTTGCTTTCCTCATACCCGCGATCCAACTACTACACAACGCGCACTACACCCCTAGGAACGGAACTGGAGTTATTATAGTTTGCCCAACAAGAGAGCTTGCTATCCAA ACACACAATGTTGCCAAGGAATTAATGAAGTATCACTCACAAACTATTGGATATGTAATTGGTGGCACTAACATGAAAAGCGAGGCCAACCAACTTGTGAAAGGGGTCAATCTGTTAGTTGCAACACCGGGCAGGCTTCTGGACCATTTGAGAAGTACCAGTAATTTCAACTACAAGAGGCTACAG tgcctcataATCGATGAAGCTGACCGCATACTTGAGCAAAATTTCGAGGAGGACATGAAACAAATATTTCGACGTCTCCCTCGG GATAGACAAACTGTTCTCTTTTCTGCTACACAGACTCAAAAG gttgaagattttgcaaAATTTACGTTTGGGAATAATGAAGAAAGACAGCGAAAACTTGTTTATGTTGGAGTTGATGATTCTGAATTAAAG CCTACCGTCGAGGGCTTGCAACAGGGCTACTGTGTCATTCCTAGCGAGAAAAGGTTCCTGGTTCTGTATGCTTTCCTAAAAAGGATGCAGACGAAGCAGGATGTGAAAGTCATGGTGTTCTTTTCATCATGTAGCTCAGTAAAATTCCATGCAGAATTTCTAAATTTCCTTGGGATAGAGTGTTATGATATCCACGGGCAACTAAAGCAGCAGAAACGCACTACTACATTCTTCCAATTTTCGAAGATGAATAAGGGCATCTTATTATGCACTAACGTGGCAGCACGTGGGCTTGATATTCCTAATGTG GACTATATTGTGCAATATGATCCTCCAGATGACCCAAAG GACTACATTCACAGAGTTGGTCGTACTGCCCGAGGTGATAAAGGCAAAGGACGTGCCTTATTGTTCTTACTACCAGAAGAGATGAAGTTGCTTATTTACCTACAG GCGTCCAAAATTTCTCTGACTGAATATGCTTTCAGTGAAAAGCATGTGCCGAAAACGCAATCGCTACTT GAGAGTATTGTTGGTGGGAATTACTTTTTAAACCAGTCAGCGAAGGAAGCCTACAGGTCCTACATTTTGGCATATAACTCACACTCGATGAAGGACATTTTTGATGTAcatcaacttgatctcaag AAAGTTGCGGCATCTTTCTGTTTTGATAACCCTCCTAAAGTGAATCTGGACCTGGAGAGTAGTGCATCGAGACACCGAAAGATGAGGAAGGTGGAAGGTGGAAAGAGGCACGGCATTAGCCCTTCAGACCCGTATGGAAGGAGAGGCTCGTGA
- the LOC123446788 gene encoding P-loop NTPase domain-containing protein LPA1 homolog isoform X1, translating to MAGHAKLLYIVVVDDNGSSSFRYTRSLLHNTLQLMGCKPRHAFEISRRVFDVVRGDPAEMEMLMAMSGSGSGQGGVQRYELPDAATSPRQFQFELYKRRTTVLIPRDLFLHLVCQALALYKYLAPNQRNHLTIASRIRERKESVTVLLCGTSGCGKSTLSTLLGSRLGITTVVSTDSIRHMMRSFVDEKENPLLWASTYHAGECLDPLAVSEAKARRKAKKRSGVSSNSGMDYEGSGEKPIGKKQMAIEGYKAQSEMVIDSLDRLITAWEDRKESVVVEGVHLSLNFVMGLMKKHPSIIPFMIYISNEGKHTERFAVRAKYMTLDPTKNKYVKYINNIRTIQEYLCSRADKYLVPKVNNTNVDRSVASIHATVFSCLRRRATGEHLYNPDTNTAAAVNEEYKNQCVANSMSSKGMFKLIQRLGSSRKLMAIVDVDGSVSKAWPVESSDGDGKSGSQGGGDQKSLGNPIYGPLNINSIGRAESVNLQFGSFGISAWPTDTGCTSQAGSVDDSWINNGNEGSSSSHVASSSCGSPKKADGHHKEIKESGAASGSDDDDDEEADAPPNSGSDEDLSEDDHEENHDEMEGSVDEDCNRSDEEYDDLAMRDSMENGYLSDDGIMVHTGLSKCLSNRFPDGNRSTPRKHLESLRSLSKVDITHVPDTARSCAAAAPGGGKRNTARKWRRSLSDKMRSRPRSCPSLAESAAKPKGSAIPVVPES from the exons ATGGCCGGCCACGCCAAGCTCCTGTACATTGTGGTGGTGGACGACAACGGGTCCTCCTCCTTCCGCTACACGCGATCCCTCCTCCACAACACGCTCCAGCTCATGGGATGCAAGCCGAGGCACGCATTCGAG atTAGCCGGCGGGTGTTCGATGTGGTCCGCGGCGACCCAGCGGAGATGGAGATGCTCATGGCCATgtccggctccggctccggccAAGGAGGGGTGCAGCGTTACGAGCTCCCTGACGCTGCCACGAGCCCGCGGCAGTTCCAGTTCGAGCTGTACAAGCGGCGGACGACGGTGCTCATCCCCAGGGACCTCTTCCTCCACCTCGTCTGCCAGGCCCTCGCCCTCTACAAGTACCTCGCCCCAAACCAGAGGAACCACCTCACCATCGCATCCAG GATTCGAGAACGAAAGGAGTCCGTCACGGTTCTTCTATGCGGAACCAGTGGTTGCGGCAAGTCCACCCTTTCTACTTTGCTG GGGAGCAGGTTAGGGATCACCACTGTAGTTTCCACAGATTCCATTCGCCACATGATGCGGAGCTTTGTTGACGAGAAGGAAAACCCCCTTCTCTGGGCATCCACTTATCATGCAGGTGAATGCCTCGATCCCCTAGCTGTTTCCGAAGCAAAAGCCAGGCGGAAAGCAAAGAAACGCTCGGGCGTCTCAAGCAACTCAGGTATGGATTATGAGGGGAGTGGAGAGAAGCCAATTGGGAAGAAACAAATGGCCATAGAAGGTTATAAAGCACAGAGTGAGATGGTCATCGACAGTCTGGATCGGCTTATCACCGCGTGGGAAGATCGCAAAGAATCGGTCGTTGTTGAGGGTGTTCACTTGAGCCTTAATTTTGTG ATGGGCTTAATGAAGAAACATCCATCAATAATTCCTTTTATGATCTACATATCCAATGAGGGCAAGCACACCGAGAGGTTTGCTGTACGTGCAAAGTACATGACACTTGACCCAACCAAAAATAAGTATGTCAAATACATCAACAACATTAGAACCATCCAAGAGTACCTCTGTAGCCGAGCTGACAAATACCTAGTTCCCAAGGTGAACAACACCAACGTTGACCGGAGCGTGGCTTCCATCCACGCCACCGTCTTTAGCTGCCTCCGCAGGCGAGCTACCGGAGAGCACTTGTATAACCCTGACACAAACACAGCAGCGGCTGTAAACGAAGAGTACAAAAACCAGTGCGTTGCAAACTCAATGAGCTCCAAGGGGATGTTCAAATTAATCCAACGCCTAGGGTCGTCAAGAAAACTCATGGCCATCGTTGATGTGGATGGATCCGTTTCAAAGGCTTGGCCTGTTGAGTCAAGCGATGGCGATGGAAAAAGTGGTTCCCAAGGTGGCGGAGACCAGAAATCTCTAGGAAACCCAATATACGGGCCTCTCAATATTAATAGTATTGGAAGGGCGGAGTCGGTGAATCTCCAGTTTGGCTCCTTTGGAATAAGTGCGTGGCCTACAGACACAGGCTGCACAAGTCAAGCTGGAAGTGTCGACGACTCATGGATCAACAATGGCAATGAAGGCAGCAGCAGCAGTCATGTTGCATCTTCATCCTGCGGCTCCCCTAAGAAGGCTGATGGACATCATAAAGAG ATTAAAGAGTCCGGAGCAGCATCTGgcagtgatgacgacgacgacgaagaagctGATGCTCCACCTAATTCAGGGAGTGATGAGGACCTAAGTGAAGACGATCACGAGGAAAACCATGATGAG ATGGAAGGGTCTGTCGACGAGGACTGCAACAGGTCTGATGAGGAATACGATGACCTGGCCATGCGGGACAGTATGGAGAATGGTTATCTGAGCGATGACGGCATCATGGTGCACACCGGCTTAAGCAAATGCCTGAGCAACAGGTTTCCGGATGGCAACCGCAGCACGCCGAGAAAACACCTAGAGTCTTTGCGGAGCCTGTCCAAGGTTGATATTACACATGTTCCTGACACGGCGCGCTCTTGCGCTGCCGCTGCCCCTGGCGGCGGCAAGAGAAACACGGCTAGGAAGTGGAGGCGGTCCCTGAGCGACAAGATGCGTTCGCGGCCGCGGAGCTGCCCGTCTCTCGCGGAGTCGGCGGCGAAGCCCAAGGGTTCTGCTATTCCGGTGGTTCCCGAGTCCTGA
- the LOC123448132 gene encoding uncharacterized protein LOC123448132, which yields MKGAGAVRCTGCHQHPPAAAATTKARENTKGARKLRAADVALNHRLVSWRVGGGTEDGPVATGGYNYRGASTSAVLAHLAGGNNWHAEDKEEDDANLVAAALRGISDLYDLIVGLQAAPDGQEDDADGTTAAADTDEIEEQDAEITDVVDEDEEEDDDGFCVVRGITIALEFSDVEEDWIVV from the exons ATGAAAG GGGCCGGTGCGGTGCGGTGCACGGGGTGCCACCAGcacccgcccgccgccgccgccaccaccaaggCGCGGGAGAATACCAAGGGCGCGCGCAAGCTGCGCGCCGCCGACGTCGCGCTCAACCACCGCCTCGTCTCTTGGCGCGTCGGTGGCGGCACCGAGGACGGCCCGGTCGCAACGGGCGGGTACAACTACAGGGGCGCCTCAACGTCCGCCGTGCTCGCCCACCTCGCCGGCGGCAACAACTGGCACgccgaggacaaggaggaggacgacgccaaTCTCGTAGCTGCCGCCCTGAGGGGGATCTCTGACTTGTACGACCTCATTGTCGGCCTCCAGGCCGCGCCGGACGGCCAAGAAGACGACGCAGACGGCACGACGGCAGCGGCGGACACCGACGAAATCGAGGAGCAGGATGCTGAAATTACTGACGTTgtcgacgaggacgaggaggaggacgacgacgggtTCTGCGTGGTGCGGGGCATCACCATCGCGCTCGAGTTCTCCGACGTGGAGGAGGACTGGATCGTGGTCTGA
- the LOC123446788 gene encoding P-loop NTPase domain-containing protein LPA1 homolog isoform X2, whose protein sequence is MWSAATQRRWRCSWPCPAPAPAKEGCSVTSSLTLPRARGSSSSSCTSGGRRCSSPGTSSSTSSARPSPSTSTSPQTRGTTSPSHPGFENERSPSRFFYAEPVVAASPPFLLCWGAGECLDPLAVSEAKARRKAKKRSGVSSNSGMDYEGSGEKPIGKKQMAIEGYKAQSEMVIDSLDRLITAWEDRKESVVVEGVHLSLNFVMGLMKKHPSIIPFMIYISNEGKHTERFAVRAKYMTLDPTKNKYVKYINNIRTIQEYLCSRADKYLVPKVNNTNVDRSVASIHATVFSCLRRRATGEHLYNPDTNTAAAVNEEYKNQCVANSMSSKGMFKLIQRLGSSRKLMAIVDVDGSVSKAWPVESSDGDGKSGSQGGGDQKSLGNPIYGPLNINSIGRAESVNLQFGSFGISAWPTDTGCTSQAGSVDDSWINNGNEGSSSSHVASSSCGSPKKADGHHKEIKESGAASGSDDDDDEEADAPPNSGSDEDLSEDDHEENHDEMEGSVDEDCNRSDEEYDDLAMRDSMENGYLSDDGIMVHTGLSKCLSNRFPDGNRSTPRKHLESLRSLSKVDITHVPDTARSCAAAAPGGGKRNTARKWRRSLSDKMRSRPRSCPSLAESAAKPKGSAIPVVPES, encoded by the exons ATGTGGTCCGCGGCGACCCAGCGGAGATGGAGATGCTCATGGCCATgtccggctccggctccggccAAGGAGGGGTGCAGCGTTACGAGCTCCCTGACGCTGCCACGAGCCCGCGGCAGTTCCAGTTCGAGCTGTACAAGCGGCGGACGACGGTGCTCATCCCCAGGGACCTCTTCCTCCACCTCGTCTGCCAGGCCCTCGCCCTCTACAAGTACCTCGCCCCAAACCAGAGGAACCACCTCACCATCGCATCCAG GATTCGAGAACGAAAGGAGTCCGTCACGGTTCTTCTATGCGGAACCAGTGGTTGCGGCAAGTCCACCCTTTCTACTTTGCTG GGGAGCAG GTGAATGCCTCGATCCCCTAGCTGTTTCCGAAGCAAAAGCCAGGCGGAAAGCAAAGAAACGCTCGGGCGTCTCAAGCAACTCAGGTATGGATTATGAGGGGAGTGGAGAGAAGCCAATTGGGAAGAAACAAATGGCCATAGAAGGTTATAAAGCACAGAGTGAGATGGTCATCGACAGTCTGGATCGGCTTATCACCGCGTGGGAAGATCGCAAAGAATCGGTCGTTGTTGAGGGTGTTCACTTGAGCCTTAATTTTGTG ATGGGCTTAATGAAGAAACATCCATCAATAATTCCTTTTATGATCTACATATCCAATGAGGGCAAGCACACCGAGAGGTTTGCTGTACGTGCAAAGTACATGACACTTGACCCAACCAAAAATAAGTATGTCAAATACATCAACAACATTAGAACCATCCAAGAGTACCTCTGTAGCCGAGCTGACAAATACCTAGTTCCCAAGGTGAACAACACCAACGTTGACCGGAGCGTGGCTTCCATCCACGCCACCGTCTTTAGCTGCCTCCGCAGGCGAGCTACCGGAGAGCACTTGTATAACCCTGACACAAACACAGCAGCGGCTGTAAACGAAGAGTACAAAAACCAGTGCGTTGCAAACTCAATGAGCTCCAAGGGGATGTTCAAATTAATCCAACGCCTAGGGTCGTCAAGAAAACTCATGGCCATCGTTGATGTGGATGGATCCGTTTCAAAGGCTTGGCCTGTTGAGTCAAGCGATGGCGATGGAAAAAGTGGTTCCCAAGGTGGCGGAGACCAGAAATCTCTAGGAAACCCAATATACGGGCCTCTCAATATTAATAGTATTGGAAGGGCGGAGTCGGTGAATCTCCAGTTTGGCTCCTTTGGAATAAGTGCGTGGCCTACAGACACAGGCTGCACAAGTCAAGCTGGAAGTGTCGACGACTCATGGATCAACAATGGCAATGAAGGCAGCAGCAGCAGTCATGTTGCATCTTCATCCTGCGGCTCCCCTAAGAAGGCTGATGGACATCATAAAGAG ATTAAAGAGTCCGGAGCAGCATCTGgcagtgatgacgacgacgacgaagaagctGATGCTCCACCTAATTCAGGGAGTGATGAGGACCTAAGTGAAGACGATCACGAGGAAAACCATGATGAG ATGGAAGGGTCTGTCGACGAGGACTGCAACAGGTCTGATGAGGAATACGATGACCTGGCCATGCGGGACAGTATGGAGAATGGTTATCTGAGCGATGACGGCATCATGGTGCACACCGGCTTAAGCAAATGCCTGAGCAACAGGTTTCCGGATGGCAACCGCAGCACGCCGAGAAAACACCTAGAGTCTTTGCGGAGCCTGTCCAAGGTTGATATTACACATGTTCCTGACACGGCGCGCTCTTGCGCTGCCGCTGCCCCTGGCGGCGGCAAGAGAAACACGGCTAGGAAGTGGAGGCGGTCCCTGAGCGACAAGATGCGTTCGCGGCCGCGGAGCTGCCCGTCTCTCGCGGAGTCGGCGGCGAAGCCCAAGGGTTCTGCTATTCCGGTGGTTCCCGAGTCCTGA